The Primulina eburnea isolate SZY01 chromosome 12, ASM2296580v1, whole genome shotgun sequence genome includes the window AATAGTATGTTATACATTAAGTCACATTTTATCAGTACATAATAAACAAAGTACATGGGAGGTATCTGTTCATTACATCCTAAAATCATATTGCATTAAAAACATGTAATCAGATGCTTTCTTTGAAACAGAAAATTATCTGAAAATGCATTGATAATCATGGAACTGGATTTTGTAAAGCCTCGTTACTGTAGAAAATTATTGATGACAAGTGTATcgataataaattattattactacACATATTTGAGTTTTGAAACTAGACACATAATgtgaaaacaaaaataaaataaggtAAATTTCTAAACCAACAACAAAGACTTATATAACCAGTATACCAACTCCGTTAGTTTTTTGGGTTTGATCCAGATGAAAAAGGAGAATTGGTTATAAAATTTAAAGTTTACAGAGTTTAATGGTAATAGTAAGCACAGAGTTGCAGGATTTAAAgaactatataaatataaagCTAAACATTTGTTCATCCAAGTGAAAATAAGTGTAGACCGGGGGCAGGAAAAATAACTTTGACTCCTATCTCCATCTTAATGCGTCAAACTTTGTTACTCCAGATATATTCCTCTCAATAACTAAACTCGACGAGAACTTCAAAATCACCCCGGAGCCAAAATAATGCTTAGCATAAGCAACCGAAAGAAACTATTGAAAGTGAAATATTTGACTTCCCGCTTTAAAATAGGAATCTTAACTCTTCAGAAACAGCAAAAAATCACTTTTTCCACAGAATAGTTTCTTATTCCTTCCTCCTTGGATTTTCCCCACAACAAAGATAAATCGGTATTGATAAAACCACATAAAAACAGACCAAAAAGAAATGGCAGCAAGATTAAATGAGGAAATAATCAATATCTCCTCTGCACTCTAAAAAACAGTAGAATGATTGAATCAAAATAACATAGATTTGACAGATTTTACAAATTACTGAAAGAAAACAGTAACAGATAAGCACAAACCGGAGTTCTCCATTGGTGTTTGTTCCACACGGTGATCGATAATTCACTGGATTAACAACTTTCTTCGATCTCAAAATGGATGTTTATTTTCAGATAATTGGGAGCAAATTCGACTCGTAATCTGGAATTTGTCGATTTAATTACCGACCCATGTTAAAGGTCAGGGGAAATTGATACTGGCGCTCCCATTTTTCTATTGGAAATCCCACGTAATTCAATTTATCATTTAATTTGTTCTTTCTTTCATCTTCTATTTGTTCGATTGTTTTTGTACTTGTTCCATTCCATATTCTCAATTTTTCTACGGGAAATTGGACTTTAGTATTCAGCCGATTTTGTATGTGTTCAATCATTGAGAACTTTTTTAGTAACATATTTCCACATGAAATAtatcacattttgtatgacatagtatcACTAGTTTTGTGGCTATAGAGTAAACCCAAACaaatgttttattaaaaaaatttcaccaacttccccatttttctatcaatatataaattacatatttatataattttatacaATATAACCACGAATTTTGATATGGATATataatttctcatttttttaatatatattatatacagtTGCTTGCTTATTAACTTGGTTATTGTTTCGcacgattattattattatttttattactagAATTTAATGTTTCTTGTGGACTAATgagaaaatgaattttttttataaaatataaaataaaagttattaacttttaaaattgaaatattaggaaaataaataaatgtggtATATATATTtggatgatattattattaatttctttAAAATGGTACAATTCATAGgtatataattaaattcatcAACATTGAATTTTATTCTTTTGTATGGACAATCGAGATTGCCAatgttaaaatttaaatttttttattccaaATATATAAAGTTATTGTCTTGCTGTACTGTAGAGATTCGAATAACCATGCTACCCCAGCCCAGACGGCAGACAGGCACTGCTCCAAACTCCAGCACCatcaaaaaattataaaataattatataataataattattattttttgaacaATACTAAAATAAGAAACACcatgtttaagaaaataaaaGTACAAATTAAGGTGCCAGGGTtacttaaattataatttttaaaaaatcaaggtGTCGTTGTTAGCTAGGAATGCGGTTAAGAATTGTCGGTTCAAAAATCTCGATCATTAACGTAACCTTATTTGATGTTTTCCTTACAGTTCATTAACCATCCGTTACGATTATATAGAGCCGAACTTTTTATGAGGTCAACCAAGCAGTTGCCTCAAGACCGGCCCAATAAAGAGCCTAAACCTTGATTTTTGTTCTCATTCTACAAAGAAGTTTACGATCTCCCAGCCTGAAGATAAATAATTTTCTTCATAATTATGCTTTCTTTTCATTTTAAATCTTCTCTGTAAATacacattatattatatttgtaGATTAATCAATCAAGATTAATCTATCAAATTATCCTAACCGAAAATGAAATTTACTTGTGATATGAGCACTCTAATATGCTTAAGATCatgttaattaaatatataactaAAGTACACATAAcatgatttaaattctttaatgaattataattgaattatgaattttatataaatttatgtgCGAATTGTGTAATTAACAAGTGGATagtctaaaaaaataaaataaattatgaatagAACTTGAATATGTGGACTGTTGAAAGATTGAATTCATTGTTTTTTGGGATTTATTTGTCCTTTGATTTTTTAGTTTGTTATTTCGACTCAAAGAATTATTTGATTTTGTAGTTTCTACAATTATATAGACTAAAAATGTAGTTTCTACAATAATTATCTTCGATCAGCAATGTCGTAAGATAAACTAAATTGACTAACTATGTTGTCGATTGAGAATGAAATTGTCTGATAATTGAATTACGcatatttgataaatattttcgcCTCTAAAAAGCTAGATGAGTAGTACTTATGtagttatttaaaaaatttattgagttgttattgatttaatatattggttttgatatatttatgtatttattagtatatttgttatttacaaattgaattttatatttattactgCAACAAGAGGGCTCATTTTTTAATTTTCGTTTCAGgcatcattcaacacaaatgcGACTATGTGATTATAGTCAGGGACCAttcgttttaaaaaaatagatattattgaaaaaaatagagaaaaagtatatatttttatctattgatgcatgcatataaatttagttttttcgctgaattaaatttttgaaaattttagatattatattaaaattttaaactataAGAATGATTTTGTATAATcattttttatgttatatatgatatgatcatttaaaattcaaatgcatagataaaaataatttttttttattaaaatacatATCATGACACcgaatttagttttttttttttttttcgagagAAAGAGAAACTCAACCATAACAACTAACGAATACTTAATTTTCTACGAACTCATACTCTCATCGTCTATTTGTCAATGATATCTTGTAAATCTGCTAGAGGGTCGAGATATATCTATATCCTCGATCATACTGCAGTGATTCAGTAGCCAAATAAATATGTCGTCATGTTGTGCTCTCAATATATATGTCTCACTCTTACTTATCGATATTTAGTTAGAAGATTTATGCACAATGAAATCAAATTAAGTGCTGATGAACAagacatttttttttatgcaaCAACTTCACGACCGATACTGAATCAATTTCAAACATAATCTTCTATTGCTCTCAGTTTAGTTCAATTCTCTTGCGAACAATCCATAGCTCAGCCTCTTCGATCGAACAACATCCAAAGTTAAACATGATACATGTGATCCAATGTCCAGACTCATCACGCGGTAATCCACCTACATCTGCCATTGGACCATCCTGTTTGCAACATCCATCCACGTGGATCTGGTCTCGACTTCGGTTTGGGCCAATAAAATAAACCGGGTAGGTTCATGTCTACCCTCTAGGGCTAGCAACCCGGCcgcttaaaattaataaaatttaataaaaaaataattaaaaaatgaaaCGTGTTCCCGCCAAACGCTGGCGCGAGATAACATACCAACTACTAAATCCCACAGTCGCTATAATCCATTTCGTTTTTCTCCCTACAAGCGGCTGATTTTTGAGGTTTCGAAGAAAGGTGAGACCTCTTTGTTTTGGATTTTTGAGGTTTTGCGTTCAAGTTTGTTTGTACTTTTTGAACTTTCGCGAATCGAATCTTGGCTGCTGATTTCGtttcaattatttttatgtcttttgcAGATAAGGCGCATCCAAAACGAGAGATCTATCTACATGGCTAGGAGGAGGACGCTGGGCGGTGCTTGAATGCAAAGATTATATACGCTTATACAGCGCTAGCTAAAATCTACAGAAAAATAGCTGCTTCGATGTTCCCATTTCTGATAGTGTCTAGTAATGTCAGCAATCGAGCTTGaataatttttgtttaaaaaaaatttgtttgtcAGTTACTGAATTTGGGTCATTTGATGTTGACTGATGACCTAAATCTGAAAAACGTCTACAATATTTTGATTGCGACGGAACATCATTCCTCGGGCTgtgtaaataaaaatatgccTGTTGTTTTCACTTATCGAAAATTTTCTTTCGGGGTTAGCTTATTAGAGTTTGAATTATGAATTACGAAGGATTGATGAAATGAACCATGGTTTGAGAGTTTATGTGTTGAATGTTTAATTTGTAGAGTCAAAACTCCTGATTAGGGTTGTGATCCATCAGTTTTGAGTTTCAACTGCTGGTGACTTTTCTTCGAGCGGTTTGTTATTTTGATTGGTTATATCTCAAGTGTTATTGTGGTTTTTGGTCGGAAGCATGCTTTAAGAAGCTTTTATTGTAGCACTTCATTAGTTCTAAAGTACACAtgccaagatgtataaggactcTGTCGGAAGTATGTGCTTGCTTCAAATTTGTTTTGTTGATATTATGGTTTTTTTGATATGGAAAAAATTTCGTTGCTTATTTTCATACAAAAGCTTAACTTTGATTTTTCCTTGTGATCAGATTCGTCACCCCGTTCTTGGAAATTGATTGCTGGTCCATCATATTTGTTCTGATTCTATATGTTCACTAGGTAGCCAAATAGTCTTGCTGCAACAATGGATTCAGGTCATGAGCATTTTATCCATACTACTAGGTGTGGCGTGGAAATAAAAGTTTGCAATATAGATTCCCATAGAAGGCCAGCTCTTGCATTCAAGAGTCTAAATGAAGTATATGGAAGTGAAGAGGCCAAAAGACTCAGACGACATTTTATAATTGATTCACTATATACGGGTAAAGATTCAGAGCTCGACTCTGACCAAGCGGAAAGTAGAATGTCATGTTTGTCGAAGGCTGAGAGAAAATTACGTGAAATAAAACCTAGAACTGACAACTTTACTCCATGTTCCCATAATGATATGGGAAGTGATTTGAATGATGACACCACATTGGAACAGCTTAAACAAAGATCCAAAGAGAAGAGAAAGAAATCTAGTTGCATTGGTCTGCATTCAGTCAAAGCTGATGAAGACGAAAAGAAACTGCAAGATGAATCTGACCTTGATGAGCCCCTTATTAGATTGAAATTAAAGCTCCCAAAGAACTCAAATGCCAAAAGAAAATGCGTGAATGGGAGTTTTGTTATGTCTTCAACCTTTGCCTTTTCTGTAAAATCAGAACAGAATCTAGTTTCTGAAGACTCCCTTCTGGTTGGACATGAGACAGCTCCAGTTATTCATGTTAAATCCGAGGCTCCAGAAGCCGAACAATTAGGATGCCAAAGCACTTTTCCAGTCCATTTATCCGTTGACTATAATAAAGGATCAAATTATTGCGGTGTAGCACCAAACAAATTTTTGGAGGTTGTTCAAAGTGAAAATAGAGAACCATTGTTGCCTGTGAAAGAATTCCAAGTTTGCCTCACTAATGAGATCTCATACGACCATTTGGAGGATATTGAGCCTACATGTATGGTTTTTCCACTGGATAGTGTGGGCGTCAAGGGAGAAAATCTAGATTTGAGTTGTCCAGAGTTTCTAGTTTTGCCTCCAACATTCAAGAGACAAAACGAGGTTGAAAGGGCACTTTCTTGTAGAAATGAACCTTCCGAGTGTTGGAATTCGGTCATGCTTTGTCAATCCAGCATGGAAGAGACATCATACCCGAGCAACAGTTCTGGAATTCAAGTTTCTGATGCCGCTGCTGATAATAATGTTGGTGGCATGGGACTTaatcatgaaataaattttaacctcTCAGAGGAGAAAGATGAGCTGGACTTTCCAGAAAAACAATATGATTATCTGAAAAAACAGGAATCATCTCCAGAAAACAAAGCTTATGGTGGTTCTCATGTGCACTCAACTCCAGACCAACATCAGCATCCTGAAAGGCTCCTCTCAACACGGAAGGTTAAATATAGTTTTCTGCATGAGATTTTTGGTTGAAATACTCGGTGGAACCATTTTAAATTTCATGATTTAAATGTTCAGGCTATCTCTCCATCTACTCAAGAGAAATTGTGCTCGGCGATGGAATCAGTTGAACTCTGCAATGATGTTACAAAATGCAGTAAGTCAAATGCACAATTAACGTGATGATGTATACTTGGTAATATATTGGCATAGGGTTGAGGAACTCTGTTTTATTGAGTGGCTTTCGTCAAGATATAGCCACTTCGGAAGACTTGAATGTGAAGCAAATTTTTGCACgacacttcattttttcaggGCTTGAAATGATGATGTGGAGTATCTTGCGTCTTTTTTCTATTAAATGCTATTGGGGAAAAGGATCTATATACTCTGCAAAGATAAATATGTGATGTTTGGTGGGCTTGTTTTCAGAATAAAGATGCACACAACACATTTCATATTACAGTAATTTTTTTCTCCATCTCAACATTTTTCACTAAAGGAAATTTTAACTTTCATAATAATGGCACCTTTTAGTTGTCTTAAAAATGTAGTATGGTGATTTACACATTAACATGTGGAAATTTTTCACTGTCTACATTCTCTTTAACGAGGAAGAAGTCTTCATCCCTAGATATCcaacattttaatttttatgttattcGCACAGACCTTGGGAAACTTAGCCGAAGAAAAGCTGTTACAAATCCCAGACAAATCACGCAGAGACCAAAGAAAACCCAACGCAATGATGAGAGTTCTCGTATTTCACGCAGCCTACCTAACCTTAGTACTGGATGTTCATCCATCAAATACTGTTCTGAAAGTGCTATTGTATTCTCACAGCGGCAGATGCATGACATTGAGTCACTTGCCGTGAAGCTGATGAGTGAGTTGAAGTCCATGAAGGACATCATGGAACAAAAATTACTATTTGAATTATGTCGCAATTCTTCCTTGAAGAATGATGCAGATGAGGTATGCATGCTGCATTTGTAGGTTCTTAAGAATGTAGTCCTCTTTGTTACGTCACTGAACTTCTGTTTTTAGCAACTTCCATTTCTGTGGTGATTCCAAATTCACATTTCAGTTATGCCCATTAGTTTTTATCACATGCTCAAGTTCTAGGAAATTTTTTGATGTAGAACAATATGTTATTTATAATGATGTCTAACTTTACTCAAAATTAGGAACTCGAGTTTCTTAAAATCACGCGTCTTTTTGGAAATTTTGAATGGATATTACTAATACGAAATTACGTATAGATTAGCATTTAATGTGTCGAATGGATGTTGAAGACCTTTCCACCATATGTTGTGTGTACGGAAGAGATGGAACCTTCATAATACTTTCCTTGTAGTTTAATCTTCTGAATACGGTTTCAATCTTCAAATGGATTCGGTTCATGAGTGAAGATCGACTTTGTCATTGATCACTTGTCATCCAGCATCCTTGAGTTGAACAAGTCACTCCTTCCAGTTAATCTCTCTTCTTGTATATGTTTATTCATGTGACAATAATGAACATATACAACAAACTTAAAGCCGGAGAACACCCGGATCtacatggaagattttgatgtgTAAAAAACAATGGCAGAGAAGAGAATAATTTATATCAAATATCTAATGCTAGAGTAGAGTGACGGCTCGGTCGACAACACCATGCAGAACTGCAATTCAAATCCTTGAACCTAAAATGCACCATTCAGACCTCTAAAAAATCTCATAACTAAAATTGTATCACATGTGTCGTACCTCTAACTTTTTGGACAGATTCATCAGAATTCAGGTCACAAACTCTATGAATTAAAAGTAGGGTTGCTAGACTTCTGGCGATCAAATTCTATATTTCACTTGTTCCTTTGAGCCCATGTAAAAGATACAAATATTTCTCGAAAAAAACTGTTTTTCCCTTCAACCTTGTTGAACCTTGATCTGTCTCATTATACACAATAAATGGTAACTTATGTCTCAATCTCTCTTCTCTGTTGTATTCTTCTTCTGAGCTAATGTCTtggagataattgattgacatGAGCATTACTCAAAATTCCTGAATATTAATGTATCCAGGGTATTGGCCACGGGTTCAATATAGTAATTTAAGTccttaaatcaaatcaatgaaCTGTTCTTCATTTTCAATCTTCTTTCGGACAAATGCgatatgaaaaatatttcgtgaaCTAGCCCGAACACAATAACTTTTGGATGATATACACTTATTAGATTTCTGAAAATGCAAATGTATCACTTGCATGGAGCAGATACACTGCCCTAGTTTTAACTTGGTCATGTTCTCTTTCTTGGTTGGCAGGTTAAACTAGCCATTGATAATGCTACAAAAACTGAAGAGGCAGCGACAAAGTGGCTAAATATGATGTCGAGGGACTGCAACCGCTTTTGTAAAATAATGGTTTGTACTCTCTGCCATAAGTTTTTTGTTCGTACCTCCAATTCAAGTTGGAAATTCACTTTATGAATTGGGAACGGTTTTAGGCGATCTGAAGCATTTAGCCTAAAACGAAACTGCTGCAAATTCAGTTGGgtcaaatttgaaatttttaaaaggttatttaaaaaaaagtaaataGGAGCATGTACGTGTGCAAAAGAAGCCAGTATTTTGCTTTTAGTAATCAAAGATGCGGTATTTATACTCTTGCATTCAGACATCTCCCGAGTCCTGACTTAATAACATTTACTCTTTCTTGTAGAAACTGGCTCCAAACAACGTAGATGCTTACAAATATGCTGCCCCCAGGGAGGGGAAAAAGATCAGGTTTGCTGATGAAACTGGTGGAGAACTATGTCATGTCAAATTTTTTGAGGGTACAGCGGTGTCTTCTGTTTCTGATTGTATCGAACAGTAAGGCCGTTCATTTTAATCTAATGTTGTATCAATTTGTATGAATGCTTAATCATTTGTGCATCTGATGCTCTTGAGATTTAGATCTGATAAATTATCTCTTGTGAATTTGTATTGTATGTTGAAGAGTGCCATCTCCGGTGGCCATTATTCTAggatatttattaattttttcaaaaaattcgtAATTCTAGAGTTTTTGTGTATCCATTCATTTATTATAAATCATGGTTGAAAGATGAAGTTTTGGGTGATCAATTCCCCTCTAATCCATATTTCCTAAAGAGTTTATGTGTTGTTATGTAACCCTTTCCCCCGACCACGGTCATTGCACTTACATATTATGACTTCTTACATCCTAGAAATTCCACACTAGTTCCATGATCAGCCATACACTTCCTTCCAAATCTCTGTAAACGCCTCTATAATTTCATGATGTAGTCTTGAATTGAGAGAAAGGAAGCTCATCAATATCTCTTCTAATTCTTCGGGGTCGAAAATTCTGTTTATCCAGAATCATTTCCTGCATTGATGTTTTGAAATCCTCAAAGGGATCAACTGACCTCTTCACCACTACAAAACTCTTATTTTCTTTTCCAGCGGTCATGTCCAGAACCATCCTCCGTGAAGTCTTATTCTTTTCCTTCGACTCACCTATGGGCACTGTCATTTCATCATCTTTCCATTCTTTTGAACCAAAGCGCTTAAATATTCGTGCTCTTACACTTTTCTTGACTATTTGCTTCTTTCTTCGATTGAGGGGTCCTCAATAATAGTTTATTGCAGATGAATCATAATCATGGGATGAGTTGGAGCTGGGAGGAGGAGAAAATAGGCCGTCTTTCTCATTGCTATTTACTGATGTAGTAGTTGTATTGATGCTAGCTAttgatttctttttctttgtcTTTTATTTTCTCTTTTCAATCCTGGAAGCTGCATTAGGACAAGCGCTTTCTTCAGAGTCACTTGAAATAGGAGAGTTGTACATTTTCTCCTTACCTTCTCTTCTTGTCTTGGAAAATATCTGTAATGAATATTCATCGTCCATCATTCCATGCATTGTGCATTGTTTTGATTGACACTCAGACTCGAACGGCGCTATCTTTGATGTTCCAATATTGCTTCTAGACTTGGACTGAGATTGTGTAGATGGTGGGGGATTAGTATAACCAGGGGGAGACCATGTATGTAACAGCAGGTACAGGGTTTTTAACCGATGAAGTAGGATTCTTTGGTCCACATATTTGTAAAGAACTAAGAAAAGAGAGCCAAAGTTTAGGATATTTGGCCATTTCTTGATGCCAAGATAGAATAATTAGGCTATCATTTGTTACTCAGAACTGATATACTATGTGACACTAGATCATGTTCATGTATATAGACTATCAAATGCACACACGACAGGTTTGAACCTGTGCCGAAAAATTTCGTAAAAATATAGAGCCGACAGATgtttattatatatttcattTGGCTGTTTGCAACTCCTCAAATCTTAGTGATGAAATGAGATTTGAAGCTGAAAGGTACAGTGAAATTCTAACGAGGTCATTTAGTTTGAAAAGGTCCTAGTTTTAAAAACCATTCTGAGTAGGGTTGAGTTGCCTACAGTTGGGTAGGTTGAAGAAGTATTGTTCGTGTTTTTTATCAGGAAAATCCTACGGCATTAATGTTTTTAAAACACGGGACGGAGCAAGTAATTCTTTACCGATATGTGTTTTCTTATTTTACAATAATTTTGTCGCATCAGCATGTTGTCTGTATGAGAGATTTCAGATAAACTTGAAGGTTCATATTTTGGATATCTAGTgctttaaattataatatatagtgTTGGAatatgctttgaattttcagtTTAAACGTATATTCATCCGTTTTAATTACTCTGATTATTATTCTCGCTTTTGGGTTTTATTTTTGTCAACATCATATGCGTGTCTTGTCAATGAGCCGATGCCTATCAAGGGACAAGTAGTAATTTCTCTTTCCTTTTTTTCTCTTTGGCGTATAATGGATCAATTCACCAAATTATCTGTTGGTTTCTTTTTTGGGTCTGAATTCGGGTTCTTAGAGTTGTGTTGGACCCAATTCAATCTTAAATGGAGCTGAATCGGACTGATTCGCTGAGAAAATTTGActaaccttttaaaaaaaattatctctGACTAACTTATCTTGTACCCGAGAGCTTAAAAATAATAGAGTGCTTGATTGACTCAACTTAAAAAATCGATCAAACAAAtatattcttatttttttatgaaaattcaACCAAATATGTTCTTGCTTTCTCGCCGTTGCCTGTTTTTATAAAATCGATTCCaaataaatttcacaaaatgGTTACACTGTCAATTGAAATCATCATCAAATGTTTTTGTCCAGTTATCTTTAACGAGCATGATTCTATGTCAGTTGTCCGCGAATACTGTGGGAAGAGGTGGGGCTTTACGTCACAAACATGTGAAAATTATAAGCTAGCGCCCTTCACCTTCAAAGAAAAATACGTGTTAATATCATGTATAAATCGAATTTTTTGTGATTTTATTTGAAGGGAGCAACATAATTATACAAATATTAAACTTAATTGACTCCATGAATCCAGGTATAGGCAGAAATTTGGGTGAACACGACAAAGAGAAGTCTGAGATTTTGTCTTTCTTGATTCCTAAAATatctcaataaaatattttatctaaATCCACAAGTAATTCTACCAATCTATTATATGTTCGATTTCATTTTAGTGGTTCGGAAATTAAGGAATTTAGACTTGAAGGAAAATAACAAGAACAAATTACAGATGAAAATTTCCATATGATAATTTATAGTTCTGCGGGTGTCTGATTGTCTAAAGTTCAAGGCTTCAAGCAAATGGGCTaaattgtaatattttttttttaccttttaATACACATTTGTCGTTATAATCTACAATTCAGATTAAAGGCCCTAAAAATATCAGAGAACATAAAAAAATGTCGCACCTTAAACCATAAACAACCACCTTTTAATGCTAAGGTAGTTTTATGTCCAAAAATCAATATTGATttcataatattaaaaaatgaaaGTGAGATTGGATCAATTTTCTTATACCGATTTCTGATCCGACCTaacaaatgaaaaaatattatttttctgtcaaaaatattattttttcactACAAATATATACCGAATTAACTAATCTTATACATATAATTATGTGAAAGAGAGACATTCTTATAATATTAACATGTGAAATGGGCTAAATCAACAAATTCATGGAcgaattaatattttaaaagtgGTCTCAAATCCTGTCGGTATATATATTAAAGTTCGCACCTCATCCCAAatgatattaaaatattattatttcagatttatttaattaaatacataaaaaaatctatttttttAATCTAAAAAGTCTTTATGTCTGAGGACACTACACCGTCGGTGGTGGGTTTTTCAAAAATCTTCGAATGGCTACAACTGACTGTA containing:
- the LOC140808431 gene encoding uncharacterized protein isoform X1 gives rise to the protein MDSGHEHFIHTTRCGVEIKVCNIDSHRRPALAFKSLNEVYGSEEAKRLRRHFIIDSLYTGKDSELDSDQAESRMSCLSKAERKLREIKPRTDNFTPCSHNDMGSDLNDDTTLEQLKQRSKEKRKKSSCIGLHSVKADEDEKKLQDESDLDEPLIRLKLKLPKNSNAKRKCVNGSFVMSSTFAFSVKSEQNLVSEDSLLVGHETAPVIHVKSEAPEAEQLGCQSTFPVHLSVDYNKGSNYCGVAPNKFLEVVQSENREPLLPVKEFQVCLTNEISYDHLEDIEPTCMVFPLDSVGVKGENLDLSCPEFLVLPPTFKRQNEVERALSCRNEPSECWNSVMLCQSSMEETSYPSNSSGIQVSDAAADNNVGGMGLNHEINFNLSEEKDELDFPEKQYDYLKKQESSPENKAYGGSHVHSTPDQHQHPERLLSTRKAISPSTQEKLCSAMESVELCNDVTKCNLGKLSRRKAVTNPRQITQRPKKTQRNDESSRISRSLPNLSTGCSSIKYCSESAIVFSQRQMHDIESLAVKLMSELKSMKDIMEQKLLFELCRNSSLKNDADEVKLAIDNATKTEEAATKWLNMMSRDCNRFCKIMKLAPNNVDAYKYAAPREGKKIRFADETGGELCHVKFFEGTAVSSVSDCIEQ
- the LOC140808431 gene encoding uncharacterized protein isoform X2, with the translated sequence MDSGHEHFIHTTRCGVEIKVCNIDSHRRPALAFKSLNEVYGSEEAKRLRRHFIIDSLYTGKDSELDSDQAESRMSCLSKAERKLREIKPRTDNFTPCSHNDMGSDLNDDTTLEQLKQRSKEKRKKSSCIGLHSVKADEDEKKLQDESDLDEPLIRLKLKLPKNSNAKRKCVNGSFVMSSTFAFSVKSEQNLVSEDSLLVGHETAPVIHVKSEAPEAEQLGCQSTFPVHLSVDYNKGSNYCGVAPNKFLEVVQSENREPLLPVKEFQVCLTNEISYDHLEDIEPTCMVFPLDSVGVKGENLDLSCPEFLVLPPTFKRQNEVERALSCRNEPSECWNSVMLCQSSMEETSYPSNSSGIQVSDAAADNNVGGMGLNHEINFNLSEEKDELDFPEKQYDYLKKQESSPENKAYGGSHVHSTPDQHQHPERLLSTRKAISPSTQEKLCSAMESVELCNDVTKCNLGKLSRRKAVTNPRQITQRPKKTQRNDESSRISRSLPNLSTGCSSIKYCSESAIVFSQRQMHDIESLAVKLMSELKSMKDIMEQKLLFELCRNSSLKNDADEVKLAIDNATKTEEAATKWLNMMSRDCNRFCKIMKLAPNNVDAYKYAAPREGKKIRFADETGGELCHVKFFEGTAVSSVSDCIEQ